From a single Nostoc edaphicum CCNP1411 genomic region:
- a CDS encoding peptidylprolyl isomerase: protein MESLSFLTINDQIISIEEAVKYLQASGKLGQFIGDILRQYVIESEIRTRDDIEIGTAITEQSIIDFRLKNQLTDPQSFQEWLQTNNTDYATFHTSVTFGYKLEKLKAVVTETKLQEYFIERKIFLDRVVLSRIVVDNRELADELHTQIEEGGSFEQLAKEYSLSDDRIVNGMMGIVSRGSMPDILRAAIDVASPGQLVGPIEIVGKDSPQGEGPYGLFRVEQFLPASLEDTQLKQALQNELFEKWLAEKIQKLTVKLQVS, encoded by the coding sequence ATGGAATCTTTATCATTTTTGACAATTAATGACCAAATAATTTCTATTGAGGAAGCAGTAAAGTACCTGCAAGCCTCTGGAAAATTGGGACAGTTCATTGGGGATATTCTCCGTCAGTACGTAATTGAGTCAGAAATCCGAACACGAGACGATATTGAAATTGGCACTGCAATAACTGAACAGTCAATTATTGACTTTAGGCTGAAAAATCAACTGACTGATCCCCAAAGTTTTCAAGAATGGTTACAGACCAACAACACAGATTACGCTACCTTTCACACATCGGTTACTTTTGGTTACAAGCTAGAAAAGCTGAAAGCTGTAGTGACGGAAACAAAACTCCAAGAATATTTTATTGAGCGCAAGATTTTTTTGGATCGGGTAGTACTCTCTAGAATTGTTGTTGATAATCGAGAATTGGCAGACGAACTACACACGCAAATTGAAGAAGGAGGTAGTTTTGAGCAACTAGCTAAAGAGTATTCACTTTCAGATGACCGAATTGTGAACGGCATGATGGGAATAGTCAGCCGAGGAAGTATGCCAGATATATTACGCGCAGCTATTGATGTGGCGAGTCCTGGACAATTAGTAGGACCAATAGAAATCGTTGGCAAAGACTCTCCCCAAGGAGAAGGACCTTATGGTTTGTTTCGAGTAGAACAATTTCTGCCAGCGTCTTTAGAAGATACTCAACTAAAGCAAGCACTACAAAATGAGTTATTTGAAAAATGGCTAGCAGAGAAAATTCAAAAACTGACAGTCAAGTTACAAGTGAGTTAA
- a CDS encoding SDR family oxidoreductase, with translation MTSASYIFLAGASRGVGREIAQYLTAQQLKVKALLRTAAVAAELEKTGIQVVVGDALNVDDVERAILTDEPIHTVISTIGGLPTDVEKPDYPGNRNLIDAAVKAGVQKFILISSIGAGNSVVALSPQVLAALGTVLVEKDKAEQHLIASGLTYTIIRPGGLKSEPATGNGVLTEDPQIIGSINRADVAQLVGRCLNSDRTNNKILSAVDRNMLFGQREFAEFSLE, from the coding sequence ATGACAAGTGCATCTTATATTTTTCTGGCTGGAGCAAGTCGCGGTGTTGGTCGAGAAATTGCTCAATATCTGACAGCGCAACAGCTAAAAGTCAAAGCACTCCTAAGAACAGCAGCAGTTGCGGCTGAATTAGAGAAAACAGGTATTCAAGTAGTTGTGGGAGATGCTTTGAATGTTGACGATGTAGAACGCGCAATCCTGACAGATGAACCTATTCACACCGTTATCAGTACAATTGGCGGTTTACCGACAGACGTAGAAAAGCCAGATTACCCTGGTAATAGAAATCTGATCGATGCGGCAGTTAAAGCTGGAGTACAAAAGTTTATTCTCATATCTTCTATTGGCGCTGGCAATAGTGTTGTTGCTCTGTCACCCCAAGTTTTGGCAGCACTGGGAACAGTTTTAGTTGAGAAAGACAAAGCTGAACAACACTTAATTGCCAGTGGACTTACCTATACAATCATCCGCCCAGGTGGACTCAAGTCAGAACCAGCAACGGGTAATGGCGTTTTGACTGAAGATCCGCAGATTATTGGTAGCATCAATCGTGCAGATGTGGCACAGTTAGTTGGTCGCTGTTTAAATAGCGATCGCACCAATAATAAAATATTGTCAGCCGTAGACCGAAATATGCTATTCGGACAAAGAGAATTTGCAGAATTTAGTTTGGAGTAA
- a CDS encoding type I secretion system permease/ATPase, with product MASRENSKTDSQVTSELKILDNESLRLKVLASLPWNQPPLCWLTPEQQSQLENECQTRQYRLGEKIWSNDVGGYQFLIVAGKVRLREEGVGKPIAALDVGDWFGDLQKLSADFKAVAASKEVVVVCWDTALWAGFSHPQIQEFWQVLPVDMEGERETFSFSSTPSLAPASEGTSSPHSLQPQRGLPAANLIVSNYPFVASWNTAAACLTMVAQQLENSVQLEWVQRQLRGQRPKQVVEAGEKLGLVLRRLQVSWGELRQLSFPALLLWNSDSPQSPSWVVAYGVKGDRLIIANPLNPERTCETLPQSIVEASWDGQLWQVELISKQETFNLSWFTPAVWKYKGLLTEVLLASFTLQLLGLTTPLITQVVIDKVMVQGSLPTLDVMAIALLCVAIFESILGILRLFIFTHTARRLDLSLSAQLFRHLMRLPLAYFESRRVGDTVARVQELEQIRQFLTGTALTVILDSIFAVVYLALMFYYNVPLTFVALAVLPLFATLTIVATPILRNWLNETFNRSADSQSFLVETITGIHSVKAHAAEPVARDRWEGLFARFIRTGFKASTTSNISSNIGDFLTNLSTMLILWFGAKLVIEQKLTIGQLVAFQMLSGRVTGPLLRLVQLWQNLQQVLLSVDRIGDILNVSPEAELGTGLVLPPLKGQVTFEQVFFRYRPNFEAILRGISFNAEPGQFVGIVGRSGSGKSTLSKLLQRLYQIESGRILIDGFDIKSADLASLRQQVSVVLQEDFLFNGSILENITLGSPDITAEQVVEAARLAVAHDFISQLPYGYETNVGERGTALSGGQRQRIALARLFLSQAPILVLDEATSALDSETEQQVLQNLQKISANRTVFLIAHRFAPLKRADLILVLEQGVIAERGTHAQLLQQKGLYWSLYQRQQANI from the coding sequence ATGGCTAGCAGAGAAAATTCAAAAACTGACAGTCAAGTTACAAGTGAGTTAAAAATTCTGGATAATGAATCTTTACGATTAAAAGTGCTAGCTTCTTTGCCTTGGAATCAGCCACCGCTATGTTGGCTGACTCCCGAACAACAGTCCCAATTAGAAAATGAGTGCCAAACCCGTCAATATCGTCTTGGAGAAAAAATCTGGTCAAACGATGTCGGTGGTTATCAATTCTTAATTGTGGCTGGAAAAGTTCGCTTACGAGAAGAGGGCGTTGGCAAACCAATAGCCGCCCTAGATGTGGGGGATTGGTTTGGTGACTTACAAAAGCTGTCTGCGGATTTTAAAGCTGTAGCTGCCAGTAAAGAAGTAGTAGTAGTGTGTTGGGATACAGCCCTGTGGGCAGGATTTTCTCACCCACAAATTCAGGAATTTTGGCAAGTGTTACCAGTGGACATGGAGGGAGAGAGAGAGACATTTTCTTTCTCTTCCACTCCTTCACTCGCACCAGCCTCAGAAGGGACTTCCAGTCCCCACAGCCTCCAACCCCAAAGAGGACTCCCAGCCGCTAATTTAATCGTCTCGAATTATCCATTTGTTGCCAGTTGGAACACCGCTGCTGCTTGTTTAACAATGGTGGCGCAACAGTTAGAAAATTCTGTGCAACTGGAATGGGTGCAGCGTCAACTCAGAGGACAACGCCCAAAACAGGTTGTGGAAGCAGGAGAAAAATTAGGGTTAGTGTTGCGGCGCTTACAAGTGAGTTGGGGTGAGTTGCGACAGCTGTCATTTCCAGCTTTATTACTGTGGAATTCTGACTCACCCCAAAGTCCATCCTGGGTGGTAGCTTATGGAGTGAAAGGCGATCGCTTAATTATCGCTAATCCTTTAAATCCCGAACGAACTTGTGAAACTTTGCCGCAGTCCATAGTTGAGGCATCTTGGGATGGACAATTGTGGCAAGTAGAACTCATATCTAAGCAAGAAACATTTAACCTGAGTTGGTTCACCCCAGCAGTTTGGAAGTATAAGGGATTGCTAACAGAAGTATTGTTAGCATCTTTTACCTTGCAGCTTTTGGGGTTAACAACACCACTAATTACACAAGTTGTCATTGATAAAGTGATGGTGCAAGGGAGTTTGCCGACTCTCGATGTTATGGCGATCGCACTTTTATGCGTAGCCATATTTGAGTCCATACTTGGCATTCTCCGTCTATTCATCTTTACCCATACAGCTCGTCGTCTGGATTTGAGTTTATCAGCACAGCTATTTCGCCATCTGATGCGTCTGCCTTTGGCTTATTTTGAGTCGCGGCGCGTCGGAGATACAGTAGCACGAGTCCAGGAACTCGAACAAATTCGTCAGTTTCTCACAGGTACAGCATTAACTGTAATTCTAGATAGCATCTTTGCTGTGGTGTACCTGGCATTGATGTTTTACTATAACGTCCCACTCACCTTTGTAGCTTTAGCAGTACTACCGCTATTTGCCACATTAACGATAGTTGCAACACCAATTCTGCGTAACTGGCTAAACGAAACTTTCAACCGTTCTGCCGATAGTCAATCGTTTCTAGTAGAGACAATTACCGGAATTCACTCCGTTAAAGCCCATGCAGCAGAACCAGTAGCCCGCGATCGCTGGGAAGGCTTATTTGCTCGCTTCATTCGCACAGGTTTTAAAGCCTCTACCACCTCCAATATCAGCAGCAATATTGGTGACTTTCTCACTAATTTGTCCACCATGCTGATTCTCTGGTTTGGAGCCAAATTAGTCATTGAACAAAAGCTCACAATCGGACAGCTAGTTGCATTTCAAATGCTGTCTGGTAGAGTCACAGGCCCACTTTTGCGCTTAGTACAGTTGTGGCAAAACCTTCAACAAGTGCTACTTTCTGTAGATCGCATTGGTGATATTCTCAACGTCTCCCCGGAAGCAGAACTGGGAACTGGTCTAGTTTTACCACCCCTGAAAGGACAAGTCACCTTTGAGCAAGTATTTTTCCGCTATCGGCCAAACTTTGAAGCCATTCTGCGGGGAATCTCTTTCAATGCCGAACCAGGGCAATTTGTCGGCATTGTCGGACGTAGCGGTTCTGGGAAAAGTACCCTGTCTAAACTATTGCAACGTCTCTATCAAATTGAATCAGGACGCATTCTTATTGATGGTTTTGATATAAAAAGTGCCGATTTAGCTTCACTGCGGCAACAAGTTAGTGTAGTTCTTCAAGAAGACTTTTTATTTAACGGTTCCATTTTGGAAAATATCACTCTCGGTAGTCCCGATATTACCGCAGAGCAAGTAGTAGAGGCGGCAAGACTAGCAGTAGCACACGACTTCATCAGTCAATTACCATACGGTTACGAAACCAATGTTGGTGAACGCGGTACAGCTTTATCTGGTGGACAGAGACAACGTATTGCCCTAGCAAGGTTATTTCTTTCCCAAGCACCGATTTTAGTTTTGGATGAAGCTACCAGCGCTTTGGATAGTGAAACTGAACAACAAGTACTGCAAAACCTGCAAAAAATTTCCGCTAATCGTACCGTGTTTCTAATTGCTCACCGCTTTGCTCCCCTCAAACGTGCTGATTTGATTTTGGTGTTAGAGCAAGGCGTGATTGCTGAACGTGGTACTCACGCACAGTTGTTGCAACAAAAGGGTTTGTACTGGTCACTATATCAACGCCAGCAAGCAAATATATAG